In Callospermophilus lateralis isolate mCalLat2 chromosome 10, mCalLat2.hap1, whole genome shotgun sequence, a single genomic region encodes these proteins:
- the Cfap91 gene encoding cilia- and flagella-associated protein 91, with the protein MSHVVTIEKSSTDRQLSQQVCREKSRGYFSSNRTYDFLYDPLFIVSSEKDHTQAYIQATLIRSRLRKVPRFRSMFSNLIHYPRYSHYWSKSDPLPPFISPEWRGLEKHKEVLWQLSTMGTCFQMPKEVYENPDVTGKNRYKYFDRPFLPFYQQMPLSVVFAATKTEPYIFPPVPSKYPVIPSKSTVGTQTDYRDADVQTDPYSPEYVVCQDTIPELLTLATLTWGRGLPAGQAEVEMIERAREKRAWEATLPPLDDIRQFEKRRKMMNVMERKEWAFREQEIEKLQDFRLEVLKELLRRREERQNELDMKHLNAQWSKLQEAKEAKLAQIHRTHRSTIRKLEGKGKNIEGKLKKRDIIKDYSDYASQVYGPLSRLGRFPDNNSEDFVVKNYYLNTYEGLIELESSLPDFVTQPRIRTPKPKVGTTKSGFLKRAARLDHELTEVHKALLEKKSKGLEPKKPLRLLQRNPIPEPRLPTPTLEMSSNEEEDIEMAVIYLQSLLRGRVVQNMMFEGKEKRLELIQELRTSHALQEDEKLVKKAEKQVTLALQRQRNLHEHKVSLVENHLAGLEGRALADMLDFLSKELVRLQEERRIHAFAMLAERQRRMREAEESGRRQVEQRRLREEDQIFKEVVKVHQSTVSSYLEDIILSTEENTAEEQARKEIEKMAEEINDIAYEMENRRTYLQSEEIVAELVYSFLIPEVQKEFVKEKVRNAQRKHILAAHQIIHQHTEAMVQRKFVERPKDEVSNADKLPKEGTQNKNSS; encoded by the exons ATCCATTGTTTATTGTGTCAAGCGAGAAAGACCACACACAGGCATATATTCAAGCCACCCTGATTCGAAGCCGACTG AGAAAAGTTCCCAGATTTAGAAGCATGTTCAGTAACCTGATTCATTATCCAAGATATTCTCATTATTGGAGCAAGTCCGATCCTCTCCCACCATTTATCAGTCCAGAATGGAGGGGACTTGAGAAGCATAAAGAAGTCCTCTGGCAGCTTTCCAC AATGGGCACTTGTTTTCAGATGCCTAAAGAAGTTTATGAAAATCCCGACGTTACTGGAAAGAATCGCTATAAATACTTTGACAG gcccttccttcccttttatCAACAGATGCCACTCAGTGTTGTTTTTGCAGCAACCAA gaCAGAACCATATATTTTTCCTCCTGTTCCTTCTAagtacccagtcatcccttcaaaATCTACTGTGGGCACTCAGACTGATTATAGGGATGCTGATGTTCAAACAGATCCATACTCTCCAGAATATGTAGTATGCCAAGACACGATCCCTGAGCTCTTAACCTTGGCTACTCTGACTTGGG GTCGAGGTCTCCCAGCAGGACAGGCTGAGGTGGAGATGATAGAACGAGCCAGGGAGAAGCGTGCTTGGGAagccactcttccccctctggaTGACATCCGCCAGtttgagaagaggaggaagatgatGAATGTGATGGAGAGAAAGGAGTGGGCCTTCAGAGAGCAGGAGATTGAAAA ACTGCAGGACTTTCGCTTGGAAGTTTTAAAAGAGCTGCTGAGGAGGCGTGAAGAGCGTCAAAATGAACTGGATATGAAGCACTTGAATGCCCAGTGGAGTAAACTGCAGGAAGCAAAAGAAGCCAAACTGGCCCAAATCCATCGCACACATAGATCAA CAATCAGAAAGCTTGAAGGAAAGGGAAAGAATATAGAAGGGAAACTGAAAAAAAGAGATATCATCAAGGATTATTCTGATTATGCATCACAGGTCTATGGACCTCTATCTCGCCTTGGCCGTTTCCCAGACAACAACTCAGAGGACTTTGTAGTAAAAAACTACTATCTCAACACCTATGAAG GATTAATTGAACTTGAATCAAGTCTTCCAGATTTTGTGACACAACCGAGAATCAGAACTCCAAAACCAAAAGTCGGTACCACTAAATCTGGTTTTCTGAAGAGGGCAGCAAGACTGGACCATGAGTTGACAGAGGTTCATAAG GCACTGTTGGAAAAGAAGAGTAAAGGTCTGGAACCAAAGAAACCTCTGCGCCTCCTTCAAAGAAACCCCATACCTGAGCCTCGGCTTCCAACTCCAACCTTGGAAATGAGTTCCAAT gaagaagaagacatagaaATGGCTGTGATCTACCTTCAAAGCTTGCTCCGGGGTAGAGTCGTTCAGAACATG ATGTTTGAAGGGAAAGAAAAGCGACTGGAGTTGATCCAGGAGCTGCGCACCAGCCACGCACTCCAGGAGGATGAAAAACTGGTAAAGAAAGCCGAGAAGCAAGTGACCCTGGCCTTACAACGGCAGAGAAACTTGCACGAGCACAag GTGTCACTGGTTGAAAACCATTTGGCTGGGCTTGAAGGAAGGGCTCTAGCTGACATGCTAGACTTCCTGTCCAAAGAGCTGGTGAGACTACAGGAAGAGAGGAGGATCCATGCCTTTGCCATGTTGGCAGAGCGTCAGCGGCGGATGCGAGAAGCCGAAGAGAGTGGTCGTCGCCAGGTGGAACAAAGGCGCCTGCGTGAGGAGGACCAGATATTTAAGGAG GTGGTTAAAGTTCATCAAAGTACTGTATCCTCATATCTGGAAGACATAATACTGAGTACTGAAGAGAATACTGCAGAAGAACAGGCCAGAAAAGAAATTGAGAAGATGGCTGAGGAAATCAATGACATCGCTTATGAAATGGAAAACCG tcgaACATATCTTCAGTCAGAGGAGATTGTTGCCGAGTTGGTTTATAGTTTTTTGATTCCAGAGGTGCAAAAAGAGTTTGTCAAAGAAAAAG TGAGGAATGCACAGCGGAAACATATTCTTGCAGCCCATCAGATCATCCATCAGCACACAGAAGCCATGGTCCAGCGGAAATTTGTTGAGCGACCAAAAGATGAGGTCTCAAATGCTGACAAGTTACCCAAGGAAGGAACTCAAAATAAGAACAGCAGCTAA